The proteins below are encoded in one region of Deltaproteobacteria bacterium:
- a CDS encoding G8 domain-containing protein — MATLQRPTPITVGPRTNCPDARVDLVPFDPTWISDAGVVEIPAGVATLVRGNQDLPANLLVHLFHIPMGAEVVFADQDASFRITDLMVEGTLRLGSETCRVQSQVEFVFDTDEDVADAGVQQAIYARQGLGLMADDGATVEIWGQLYQPTWTRLAATAAVGDTTLQLADAVDWQPGQQVVVVTGNRFDYPILDENEVRTLTAVSGNTVQLDQGLWWQHYGGPEYQIEVGLLSRNVVFRTADALRAAAPTFGGHIMVHHGTTHVSGVELLGLGQQNYLGRYPFHFHYAGDQTGSSFTDSSIWQSNWRCVAVHRTDNAQVSRNVAFDVFGHCFYLEDGVERGNELSFNLAAHVKLMGPVDDAGMAELNASTQQGFQEFATPELVNPADRAAAGFYITNGNNYIIGNAASGGFSGFYFPNLPQALDAQPGDLVPLQYGVAHFDGNSAHSSGTLWWNGGCLYAGGVLDVQDDNGVPTLHYQSGRPVDFHDNRAGFDVFANTKTFMCGLGISHWGNSPRLVNFESYDTPLMAQVFGAASIRSAIYQLTPNLAWLQRYSPYHGFRFYDTGTQTILSDVLFRHLHAQPDAGTSLSDNDCAFFTTVHSDEYTPQRMNVTANIFYDDVDDAQRFCNDDTGTLSSRNFNLVDEDGSATRLASDGLPAGRRLVGSAYSDTWKVDPSCVRHPEWGLWVCPQVGNQYPAAVATFPNANVQATMYWLDGGVLGTNAYSNTEYPDVQLTAPSGIGWHHAFDGGVPDAFDLWNIQTPDNSFVLFSFTEPPGVSCSIDGGGFVPAADLPSLLASTAPQFVTDQGTCFIKLPPTNFGAFTADGLSVPNRTYTTWPPGAYVTVQTGCSASNPACASTVSTLPRLP, encoded by the coding sequence GTGGCCACCCTCCAGCGTCCCACGCCCATCACCGTGGGCCCGCGCACCAACTGCCCGGACGCGCGCGTGGACCTCGTTCCCTTCGACCCCACCTGGATCTCCGACGCCGGCGTGGTGGAGATCCCCGCGGGCGTGGCCACCCTGGTGCGCGGCAACCAGGACCTTCCCGCGAACCTGCTGGTGCACCTCTTCCACATCCCCATGGGCGCGGAGGTGGTCTTCGCCGACCAGGACGCGAGCTTCCGCATCACCGACCTCATGGTCGAGGGCACGCTCCGCCTCGGCTCGGAGACGTGTCGCGTGCAGAGCCAGGTGGAGTTCGTCTTTGATACCGACGAGGACGTCGCCGATGCCGGCGTCCAGCAGGCGATCTACGCGCGCCAGGGCCTGGGCCTGATGGCCGACGACGGCGCCACGGTGGAGATCTGGGGCCAGCTCTACCAGCCCACCTGGACCCGGCTCGCGGCCACCGCCGCCGTGGGCGATACCACCCTCCAGCTGGCCGACGCGGTCGACTGGCAGCCGGGGCAGCAGGTGGTGGTCGTCACCGGCAACCGCTTCGACTACCCCATCCTCGACGAGAACGAGGTGCGCACCCTCACCGCCGTCTCCGGCAACACCGTGCAGCTCGATCAGGGCCTGTGGTGGCAGCACTACGGCGGGCCGGAGTACCAGATCGAGGTCGGCCTCTTGAGCCGCAACGTGGTCTTCCGCACCGCCGACGCCTTGCGCGCCGCCGCGCCCACCTTCGGCGGCCACATCATGGTGCACCACGGCACCACCCACGTCTCCGGCGTGGAGCTGCTCGGGCTCGGCCAGCAGAACTACCTCGGCCGCTATCCCTTCCACTTCCACTACGCCGGCGATCAGACCGGCTCGTCCTTCACCGACAGCAGCATCTGGCAATCGAACTGGCGCTGCGTGGCCGTGCACCGCACCGACAACGCCCAGGTCTCGCGCAACGTGGCGTTCGACGTCTTCGGCCACTGCTTCTACCTGGAAGATGGCGTGGAGCGCGGCAACGAGCTGAGCTTCAACCTCGCCGCCCACGTGAAGCTCATGGGGCCCGTGGACGACGCGGGGATGGCCGAGCTGAACGCGTCCACCCAGCAGGGCTTCCAGGAGTTCGCCACGCCGGAGCTGGTGAATCCCGCGGACCGCGCGGCCGCCGGGTTCTACATTACCAATGGCAACAATTATATTATTGGAAATGCCGCCTCTGGCGGGTTCTCGGGGTTCTACTTTCCCAACCTGCCCCAGGCGCTCGACGCGCAGCCCGGCGATCTGGTGCCGCTGCAGTACGGCGTGGCCCACTTCGACGGCAACTCGGCGCACAGCTCCGGCACGCTCTGGTGGAACGGCGGCTGTCTCTACGCGGGCGGCGTGCTCGACGTGCAGGACGACAACGGCGTCCCCACGCTGCACTACCAGAGCGGCCGGCCCGTCGACTTCCACGACAACCGGGCAGGCTTCGACGTCTTCGCCAACACCAAGACCTTCATGTGCGGCCTGGGCATCTCCCACTGGGGAAACTCACCCCGGCTGGTGAACTTCGAGTCGTACGACACGCCGCTCATGGCGCAGGTGTTCGGCGCCGCGTCCATCCGCAGCGCCATCTACCAGCTCACCCCGAACCTCGCGTGGCTGCAGCGCTACAGCCCGTACCACGGCTTCCGCTTCTACGACACGGGCACCCAGACCATCTTGAGCGACGTGCTCTTCCGCCACCTCCACGCCCAGCCCGATGCCGGGACGAGCTTGAGCGACAACGACTGCGCCTTCTTCACCACGGTGCACTCCGACGAGTACACCCCCCAGCGCATGAACGTCACCGCGAACATCTTCTATGACGACGTGGACGACGCGCAGCGCTTCTGCAACGACGACACGGGCACGCTCTCCTCGCGCAACTTCAACCTCGTGGACGAGGACGGCAGCGCCACCCGGCTCGCGAGCGACGGCCTGCCCGCGGGCCGGCGCCTGGTGGGCTCGGCCTACTCCGACACCTGGAAGGTGGATCCGAGCTGCGTGCGTCACCCGGAGTGGGGCCTGTGGGTGTGCCCGCAGGTGGGCAATCAATACCCCGCCGCGGTGGCCACCTTCCCCAACGCAAATGTACAGGCCACCATGTACTGGCTCGACGGCGGCGTGCTGGGAACGAACGCGTATTCGAATACCGAGTATCCCGACGTGCAGCTCACCGCGCCGTCGGGCATCGGGTGGCACCACGCCTTCGACGGCGGCGTGCCCGACGCGTTCGACCTCTGGAACATCCAGACCCCGGACAACAGCTTCGTGCTCTTCTCCTTCACCGAGCCGCCCGGGGTGAGCTGCAGCATCGACGGCGGGGGCTTCGTGCCGGCCGCCGACCTGCCCAGCCTGCTGGCCTCCACCGCGCCCCAGTTCGTCACCGACCAGGGCACCTGCTTCATCAAGCTGCCGCCCACGAACTTCGGCGCCTTCACCGCCGATGGGCTGAGCGTGCCCAACCGGACGTACACCACCTGGCCGCCCGGCGCGTACGTCACGGTGCAGACCGGGTGCAGCGCGAGCAACCCCGCGTGCGCGAGCACGGTGTCGACGTTGCCGCGCTTGCCCTAG
- a CDS encoding IS5 family transposase, with product MRGHESKQTSMLSIVSPEQRVRADHPLRKVKQLADEALARLSPTFDAMYSGMGRPSIPPERLLKSSLLICFYSIRSERLFCEELEYNLLYRWFLDMSMTEEGFDASSFSRNRERLLQHDVAKLFFVEIVEAARKAKLLSHEHFTVDGTLIEAWASLKSLKPKDGSKKNEPPDDPGNPTVNWHGEKRSNETHESSTDPEAKLARKGNSREAKLSYGAHALMENRNGLLVDFAVEPAQGVTEREAALAMLNETLVTKERATVGADKGYDTRNFVDGCRELGVTPHVAQDINTRRGSMIDDRTTRHEGYVISQKVRKRVEEIFGWMKTVGGFRKTRYRGLERTRMAGMMVAAAYNLMRMARMMTNAA from the coding sequence ATGCGAGGTCACGAGTCGAAGCAGACGTCGATGCTGAGCATCGTGAGCCCGGAGCAGCGGGTTCGCGCGGACCATCCGCTGCGCAAGGTGAAGCAGCTCGCCGATGAGGCGCTGGCGCGGCTCTCGCCCACGTTCGACGCGATGTATTCCGGCATGGGCCGGCCCTCGATCCCACCCGAGCGGCTGCTCAAGAGCTCGCTGCTCATCTGCTTCTATTCGATCCGGTCGGAGCGGCTGTTCTGCGAGGAGCTCGAGTACAACCTGCTGTACCGCTGGTTCCTCGACATGAGCATGACCGAGGAGGGCTTCGACGCCTCGAGCTTCTCGCGCAATCGCGAGCGACTGCTCCAGCACGACGTGGCGAAGCTCTTCTTCGTGGAGATCGTCGAGGCGGCGCGGAAGGCGAAGCTGCTCTCGCACGAGCACTTCACGGTGGACGGCACGCTCATCGAGGCATGGGCTTCTCTGAAGAGCCTCAAGCCGAAGGACGGCTCGAAGAAGAACGAGCCGCCCGACGATCCCGGCAACCCGACCGTGAACTGGCACGGCGAGAAGCGCAGCAACGAGACGCACGAATCATCGACGGATCCCGAGGCCAAGCTCGCGCGGAAGGGAAACAGCCGCGAGGCGAAGCTCAGCTACGGCGCGCACGCGCTAATGGAGAACAGGAACGGGCTCCTGGTCGACTTCGCCGTCGAGCCCGCGCAGGGCGTCACCGAGCGCGAAGCGGCGCTGGCGATGCTGAACGAGACGCTGGTCACAAAGGAGCGCGCGACCGTCGGCGCCGACAAGGGGTACGACACCCGGAACTTCGTCGACGGCTGCCGCGAGCTCGGGGTCACGCCGCACGTGGCGCAGGACATCAATACGCGTCGTGGCTCGATGATCGACGACCGGACCACGAGGCACGAGGGCTACGTCATCAGTCAGAAGGTCCGGAAGCGGGTGGAGGAGATCTTCGGCTGGATGAAGACGGTCGGCGGCTTCCGGAAGACCAGGTATCGAGGGCTCGAGCGGACGCGGATGGCCGGGATGATGGTGGCGGCGGCGTACAACCTGAT